The Gemmatimonas phototrophica region GCTCCGGAATGAGCGCGGCATCCACCTGAAGTTCCCCCGACACGATCAATAAGGGCGCCTCTTCGCGCACGATGGCGACGGCTTCCCGGACCTTGCTCACCGAGGGGCCATCGGCGCTGCCCATTGAGCTGTAGGAGAGGAAGGCCACCCGTGGCTCATCCCCCACGATGCGACGACGGTCAGCGGCGGCGGCCAGGGCGATGTCCGCCAGTTGCCGTGCGGTGGGATCGGGGACCACCGCACAGTCGGTGTACGTCAGGACTTCGGCCTCGTTTCCACGGAAGGGCGGTACGATGAGATAAAACGACGAGGATACCGTTTTGACGCCGGGGGCTGCCCCAATGGTCCAGATGGCGGCCCGCAACACATCGGCCGTGGTATGGACCGCACCCGCGACGCAGCCATCGGCCTCACCTAGCGCCACCAGGCTATCGGCAAAGTACAGCGGGTCTCTGGCCAATCGCTCGGCGTCATCCCGCGTGAGCCCCTTGCTTCCACGACGGGCGAGCAGATGCTCGACGATCTGCGGCAGCCGCGGATCCTCCAGCGGGTCAATCAGCGTGCCTCCCGATGGCACAACACCGGTCGGAGCATCCCCGCGTCTGACCAGCACGGGGTGTACCGACCCCTGCTTTTGCAGACGCAGAACGGCCGAGACCGTACGCGGGTCGGTGGCTTCGGGAAACAGAATGGTCCGCCGAGTGGCACTGGCCCGCTCATGCAGCGAATCAAGAAACGATGTGGTGGCGGCGCTGTCCTGACTCATGTGGACGTGCCTCCGCTCGCTGCAGCTTGCTCCCGGTATCGTGCCACCAGCGCCTTCCCCACCACCGGATGAACCAACCCGGATACGTCGCCGCCAAACTTGGCCACTTCGCGGACCATACTGGAGCTGATGTACGTGGTATCGAGCGAAGGCGTCATGAAGACCGTCTCGAGATCCGGGTACAGGTGGCGGTTCATCAAGGCGATCTGAAACTCGTACTCGAAATCACTCACGGCCCGCAATCCACGAACGTTGACGCGGGCGCCCAGCGTCCGAGCAAACTCCACGAGGAGCCCCTTGAAGGACCGGACCTCGATGCGCGGATCCCCGTTGGTACACTCGTGAATGAACGCCATGCGCTCCTCAACCGAAAAGAGGGGCTGCTTGTTCATGTTGTTCGCCACTGCCACGATCAGATGGTCGGCAAACGTCAGCGTACGCCTGATGAGGTCTTCGTGCCCATGCGTAATGGGATCGAACGACCCCGCGTAGAGGGCGACAAGCGGGCCACTTGGGCGAACAGCGTTGAGAACGATCGCGGGAGCCGGATCAGGCGTCACAACGAGGTACGGAAGAAGGTCAGGGCCGTGGTGCCATACCGACGGGTTTCGCCAATCGCAGGAAGTGCGACTGCCGACGAATGTTCAACGGCAAACACGGCCGCGAAAGGGACCTCGAGCCATTGTTGCGCCAACTGGTGAGCAATGTCGGTCCCATAGGGAGGATCCGCAAAGGCCACATCGTAGGCGCCGGCGGGAAGTGTCTGGACAAACCGCACGGCCTCGTCGCGGTGGATCCTGGCGCCTTCGTGTCCTCCCAACCCTTCGAGATTGGCCTGCAGGACTTTCACGACCTTGAGCGATTGCTCAACAAAGTCACATTCGGCCGCGCCGCGGGAGAGACTTTCCAACCCCAGCGCTCCACTGCCGGCGCACAGATCAAGCACCCGCGCGTCCGGAAGAATGGGGTGCACAATGCTCATCCACGATTCACGAACGCGATCGCCGGTGGGACGAACCTGGTCGCCCGGAGGAGCCTGTATCCGTCGCCCTTTCCAGCGACCGGAGATGATGCGCATCGATTACTCCTCCGGGTGGCGGACATCGGCCACCCGCAGCTGAAGGCGTGAAACACCGCGGTACTCATCCCGCTCCAACTTGAAGGCCAGATCGAGCGACCTGGTCACGTCCAACTGGGCCGCGCGCGAGGCAAGCCCCCACCCAATCGCCTCCACCTCTCCATGACCGGCGTCTATCGCCAGCTTGAGGCCATCGGCGCCCACCTTGCGCGGCGCCCGCGCAAGTCGAGCCCCGGTGGCCCGGAACAACGGGGCCGGATTACCAATACCGAACGGCTCAAAATGACGGACCAACTTCTCCAGTGCTTCGCCCACCTGCTCCATTGGCACCTCCAGATCCACTCGTAACATCGGGACGAGGTCCTCAGCAGACAGGCGTGCACGTGCCACCTCGTCGAACCGCTCAACAAAGGCCGGGAGCTGTCGGGCGTCCATCGTCAGTCCGGCGGCGGCGCGGTGCCCCCCGTAGCGCTGGAACAGCGGGGCACATTCTCCCAGAGCGCTGTGCAAGTCAAAAGCACCGATGGAGCGCCCAGACCCCTTCCCGACCCCTTGCTCAACGGCCACCAGAACAGCCGGTCGTGCCGTCGCCTCCACGATTCGCGACGCGACAATCCCAATGACCCCGGCATGCCACCCCTGCTGGTGTAACACATGCGCATACCGATCGCGCATGTCCGGCTGTTCGACTTGCCGCATCGCCTGATCCAGCACGGCACGATCGAGTTCCTGCCGGGCCCGATTCAGTTCCTCCAGCTCGCGCGCGATGATATTCGCCTCCTCTTCCCGTTCGGCAAGCAACAGCTTGAGCCCCAGCTTGGCGTCGGCAATGCGACCAGCAGCATTCAGCCGAGGTGCCAGCACGAATCCCACCCGTCCGGCGGTGAGCGGCTTGCCTTCCAGTCCGGAGGAACGAATCAGTGCGCGCAATCCCGGATGCGTTGTTTCCGCCAGCAACTTGAGCCCATAGCGGACCAGTACGCGATTTTCCCCGCGCAACGGCGCGACGTCTGCAATCGTGGCCAACGCCACGAGATCCAGTTGACGATGGGCGAGGGCGGGCGATCCCCCCAAGGCGTCGCACAGCGCCAGCGACAGTTTGTACGCCACGCCGACCGCGGCCAGGTCTTTGTCCGCGGAGGCGCAGGACGGGTGCCGGGGATTGCAGATGGCGTACGCTGCGGGCAGCGTGTGCCCCGGCAGGTGGTGGTCGGTGACGATCACGTCCACCCCCGCAAGCATGAGCTCCTGCACCGGCTGCAACGCACTGGTGCCGCAGTCACAGGTAACGACCAGCGTTGCCTGGGCCTGACGCGCCGCGGCCACGCCCGCCGCCCCGAGATCGTACCCATCGGTGAGACGATTGGGCACAAAGGGCACTACATGCTGCGCTCCGAGTCCGCGCAACACCCGGGTGAGCAACGCCGTTGACGACATGCCGTCAACATCGTAGTCGCCGTGGACGAAAATCACTTCCTGGCGTCGCACAGCATCCGCGATTCGGGCAACAGCGCGCGGGGCGTCGTGCAACTGCGACGTAGGCTCCACATGCTCCAGCCGTGGCCGCAGGAACCGCTTGGCCGCCTCCGGCGTCTCGTAGCCCCGCGACGCCAGGAGCCGGCACACTTCGAGGGGGAGGAGCAGATCGCGTTGGAGGCCCTCCACGACGTGCGCTGACGGCAACGGCACAGGAACCCAACGCGCCGCTGGGCGGAGCGCGGGAGAGGAGGAGCCGGCAGGCGCAGCAACGGTGGCGGGGGGAGTCACCTTGGCAATCTATGGCAGGTGCTGTTCAGAAGGCACCCAATGGCCCGCAGCCGCCCCGGCCTGCCGCAACGCGCCTGCCTTACGCCCCGCTCTGGTGAAACAGCAACACGCCGCACCCTTCGCAGGGCTCAATCACGGAGCCCGTCGAGAATGCCGGACGACGTTGCAGCGGAATGGCGGTGTCGCAGGCACTGCAATAAAAGTCCCGTAATTCGATCAGCGCCGCCGATTGACGCCGCGCGGCGATGCGATCGTACTTCGACAGCAAGCCGAGCCCCACGCCGGCGGCGGACAGCTGCCGCTTCACCCTGGCCGTCGCCAGCTCCGCATCGATTGCCGCAAGAGTGGCCTCCATCTCGGAGCGCGCAGCCCCCTGTTCATGACTGATTTGGGCCAGAACTTCGCGATGCGCGGCGAGTGCCGTGCGCAAATCACCAATGCGACGCGAAATGACCAGCGCTTCGCTCTCGCCGTCGGCCAGGGCGCGCTTGGTTGATTCGACCTGCGAGGCCGCGGCAGTGGCCTCACGCAACTTTTCCGCGTTGTTCAACACACTGACGTACTTCTCGTGCAAGGTCCGCGTCTCCGCGAGCCGCGCCTCAAGTACACGCTGACGCGTCAACTCGCGCTCCAGTGATGCCTCGGTCCGCGCCACCTCCTCCACGGCCCGCTTCTGCGTGGCGTCCAACAAGGCCATCTTGGGCGCCAACGCCGATCGCCGTGCGTCGATTTCCCGAATCACCACGTCGTCGGCCTGGACCGCCAGTAACGCTTGCAGTTCTCTGTTTACCACTGTGTCATCCCTGTCCCCGTGACCTTCCGCGTGGTGACCGAATGGGCACCAGGCGACGAATCTCTGCTTCGAGCTCCAACCGTTCCCGCATCAACGCATCCTGCTCCTCACGCGTTGCCGTCCGCAACGCTTCGAGGATTTCGTTGATCCGCGTCTCCAGGACGCGCGCATCGAGCTTGCCGAGCGTGAGGCCGATGTCGGCCGCACCCGCTTCGTATCCACCGGCGTCGGTCAGCTCACGCAGCACGTTCAGCGTGTCAGACGACAGGCGCTCGGCAATCTGCTCGAGGTCGTCCTCCAGCGGCGCGTGCAACAACGTGTCAAACAGCTCCCGGTAGCGGGGCTCACGAAACGCGTCCGGCGGATGCCGTTCGGCAACGCGTTCGGCCACTCCGCGATCCACCAACATGGCCCGAACCAAAGCGCGCTCCACCGGCTCATCACGGCGGGGACGCGGTGGCACGTTGGTGGCCTGCCACTCCGGTCCCTGCTTGTAACCCTTTTTGCGGCCTGGTGTCCACGGCTTCCGTTGTTCGGACGCCGGCGGTGGGAGAGGGGCTGGCTCGGCCTGCTCCCCGTACTCATCCATCGTGGGCGGAGGCCCATCAAAGGAGGGAGGTCCGTCTCCCGGATGGTGCCCGCTGGTGGGTGCCCCACCACGCGCCGTCGTCCGACGAAGGCCGGACTCAGGCAATGCATCCGCTTCCGCCGACAAGGTGGCCTTGTCCACATGCGTGGCATCCGACAAACGCGCCAGGTACATGTCGCGCGTGAGAGCCTCACGCGCCGCACGAATGGTTGGCAGCAGCTTGTCGATCGCCGTGCGGCGATGACGCAGGTCGGCAAACCACCCCCGCCGCTCGAGCAACTGGACCTGGCGATCGAACAGGTCAATCGCATTCCCCAATTGCGATTCCATGGCGGCCCGGCCATGGGCCTGTACATACGTGTCAGGATCTTCGCCTTCGGGCAGCGACACCACATGCACGGTGGCTTTCGCGCGCAACAGCTCCAGCCCGGAAC contains the following coding sequences:
- the coaD gene encoding pantetheine-phosphate adenylyltransferase: MTPDPAPAIVLNAVRPSGPLVALYAGSFDPITHGHEDLIRRTLTFADHLIVAVANNMNKQPLFSVEERMAFIHECTNGDPRIEVRSFKGLLVEFARTLGARVNVRGLRAVSDFEYEFQIALMNRHLYPDLETVFMTPSLDTTYISSSMVREVAKFGGDVSGLVHPVVGKALVARYREQAAASGGTST
- the recJ gene encoding single-stranded-DNA-specific exonuclease RecJ; the protein is MTPPATVAAPAGSSSPALRPAARWVPVPLPSAHVVEGLQRDLLLPLEVCRLLASRGYETPEAAKRFLRPRLEHVEPTSQLHDAPRAVARIADAVRRQEVIFVHGDYDVDGMSSTALLTRVLRGLGAQHVVPFVPNRLTDGYDLGAAGVAAARQAQATLVVTCDCGTSALQPVQELMLAGVDVIVTDHHLPGHTLPAAYAICNPRHPSCASADKDLAAVGVAYKLSLALCDALGGSPALAHRQLDLVALATIADVAPLRGENRVLVRYGLKLLAETTHPGLRALIRSSGLEGKPLTAGRVGFVLAPRLNAAGRIADAKLGLKLLLAEREEEANIIARELEELNRARQELDRAVLDQAMRQVEQPDMRDRYAHVLHQQGWHAGVIGIVASRIVEATARPAVLVAVEQGVGKGSGRSIGAFDLHSALGECAPLFQRYGGHRAAAGLTMDARQLPAFVERFDEVARARLSAEDLVPMLRVDLEVPMEQVGEALEKLVRHFEPFGIGNPAPLFRATGARLARAPRKVGADGLKLAIDAGHGEVEAIGWGLASRAAQLDVTRSLDLAFKLERDEYRGVSRLQLRVADVRHPEE
- the dnaG gene encoding DNA primase: MIADETVERVRLAADIVEIISEYVPLKRSGGTWRGPCPFHQGKNANFSVSPAHGSYHCFVCHESGDVFTFVRKRLGLDWPAAVKLIGEKVGVEVIDAPRRQQAPDPNAPNFEALAAAAEWFQQQLLDHEVGRQAREYLTSRALDPHAWQKFGLGFAPRDGQLLRRYLHSLGVDDARQLEAGILVVREGDPEPRVRFRGRIMFPILDELGRSVGFGGRAMGDDQPKYLNSPESSVFQKRRTLYGLHTAKQAMRRVSRAIVVEGYLDAIRLSLAGIEEVVAPLGTALTEEQAQLLVRYTSSVFLLYDSDEAGQKATFRSGLELLRAKATVHVVSLPEGEDPDTYVQAHGRAAMESQLGNAIDLFDRQVQLLERRGWFADLRHRRTAIDKLLPTIRAAREALTRDMYLARLSDATHVDKATLSAEADALPESGLRRTTARGGAPTSGHHPGDGPPSFDGPPPTMDEYGEQAEPAPLPPPASEQRKPWTPGRKKGYKQGPEWQATNVPPRPRRDEPVERALVRAMLVDRGVAERVAERHPPDAFREPRYRELFDTLLHAPLEDDLEQIAERLSSDTLNVLRELTDAGGYEAGAADIGLTLGKLDARVLETRINEILEALRTATREEQDALMRERLELEAEIRRLVPIRSPRGRSRGQG
- the rsmD gene encoding 16S rRNA (guanine(966)-N(2))-methyltransferase RsmD, which gives rise to MRIISGRWKGRRIQAPPGDQVRPTGDRVRESWMSIVHPILPDARVLDLCAGSGALGLESLSRGAAECDFVEQSLKVVKVLQANLEGLGGHEGARIHRDEAVRFVQTLPAGAYDVAFADPPYGTDIAHQLAQQWLEVPFAAVFAVEHSSAVALPAIGETRRYGTTALTFFRTSL
- a CDS encoding zinc ribbon domain-containing protein, which codes for MVNRELQALLAVQADDVVIREIDARRSALAPKMALLDATQKRAVEEVARTEASLERELTRQRVLEARLAETRTLHEKYVSVLNNAEKLREATAAASQVESTKRALADGESEALVISRRIGDLRTALAAHREVLAQISHEQGAARSEMEATLAAIDAELATARVKRQLSAAGVGLGLLSKYDRIAARRQSAALIELRDFYCSACDTAIPLQRRPAFSTGSVIEPCEGCGVLLFHQSGA
- a CDS encoding phosphate acyltransferase, with the protein product MSQDSAATTSFLDSLHERASATRRTILFPEATDPRTVSAVLRLQKQGSVHPVLVRRGDAPTGVVPSGGTLIDPLEDPRLPQIVEHLLARRGSKGLTRDDAERLARDPLYFADSLVALGEADGCVAGAVHTTADVLRAAIWTIGAAPGVKTVSSSFYLIVPPFRGNEAEVLTYTDCAVVPDPTARQLADIALAAAADRRRIVGDEPRVAFLSYSSMGSADGPSVSKVREAVAIVREEAPLLIVSGELQVDAALIPELARRKAPGEPAAGIANILVFPSLDAGNIAYKLTQRLAHGTAIGPILQGLAKPCSDLSRGATADDIAHVAAITALQAAARPDLTPGL